A window of the Candidatus Neomarinimicrobiota bacterium genome harbors these coding sequences:
- a CDS encoding bifunctional folylpolyglutamate synthase/dihydrofolate synthase, producing the protein MTNYQDTLRYLYNLKNRGIKLNLDRVLRFQEVLDFPDRSYPSFHIAGTNGKGSVAHFLAAMLQAGGNSVGLYTSPHLIRFNERIRINGTAIPDKNIVAFVRKWRDFIDENNLTYFETTTLLAMDYFRRQNVDVAVLETGLGGRLDATNIVTPLVSVITSIGLEHTEQLGSTLPEIAGEKAGIIKAKVPCVIGDIAPEAEQVIVKRASELEAPLWKVMDELDPGIIQISNRGETEFTITRDGQTEKICLALIGRQAAVNAAIALTALKAQDRFYLPWEKQKEALECVTIPGRMQQVSESPRMYYDVAHNYDGMNQLLTNLRILHPNSNFRFLMSLSELKDISDFNTIIPKENPVGIMTIDTMPMHPEDYWREALPEHEVINYGRNCEAVQHFRDDCSAEDIGVIAGSHYIAESVYRVFNFSLDS; encoded by the coding sequence ATGACAAACTATCAGGACACACTCCGATATCTGTATAACCTGAAGAATCGCGGGATTAAACTAAATTTGGATCGGGTGCTCCGGTTTCAGGAAGTGCTCGATTTTCCGGATCGATCGTATCCCTCGTTTCATATTGCAGGGACAAACGGTAAGGGATCCGTGGCTCATTTCCTCGCTGCAATGCTCCAGGCCGGCGGCAATTCCGTTGGGCTTTATACTTCCCCCCACCTAATCAGATTTAACGAACGGATTCGCATTAACGGCACGGCAATCCCGGATAAAAATATCGTGGCGTTTGTGCGTAAATGGCGGGACTTCATCGACGAGAACAATCTGACTTACTTCGAAACCACCACCCTCCTTGCCATGGATTATTTTCGGCGTCAAAATGTCGATGTGGCGGTGTTGGAAACCGGGCTCGGGGGACGGTTGGACGCCACGAATATCGTGACGCCGCTGGTGTCGGTGATTACGTCCATCGGGCTGGAGCATACAGAACAGTTGGGGAGCACATTGCCAGAGATTGCAGGGGAAAAGGCGGGTATCATCAAGGCAAAAGTTCCATGCGTGATCGGCGATATCGCACCAGAAGCCGAACAGGTTATCGTGAAAAGGGCTTCGGAACTCGAAGCGCCTCTTTGGAAAGTGATGGATGAATTAGATCCGGGAATTATCCAAATCTCGAATAGGGGGGAGACTGAATTTACTATTACCCGAGATGGACAGACCGAGAAAATCTGTCTCGCGCTAATTGGCCGGCAGGCTGCGGTGAATGCGGCAATCGCTCTGACAGCGCTGAAGGCACAAGACCGTTTTTACCTTCCCTGGGAAAAACAAAAAGAGGCCCTCGAGTGCGTAACTATCCCCGGGCGGATGCAGCAGGTGAGCGAATCCCCGCGGATGTATTATGACGTAGCGCATAATTATGACGGTATGAACCAGTTACTTACAAACCTGCGCATTCTGCATCCGAATTCGAATTTTCGCTTTTTAATGAGTCTCAGTGAATTGAAGGATATCTCTGACTTTAATACTATTATTCCCAAAGAAAATCCGGTGGGAATCATGACGATTGATACAATGCCGATGCATCCGGAAGACTATTGGCGGGAAGCGCTGCCGGAACACGAGGTAATCAATTATGGCCGCAATTGCGAGGCAGTGCAACATTTCCGCGATGATTGCTCCGCGGAAGATATTGGTGTGATTGCCGGGAGTCATTATATTGCAGAATCTGTATACCGGGTTTTTAATTTTTCCCTTGACTCATAA
- the murI gene encoding glutamate racemase produces MSSGHAPLGIFDSGLGGLTVVRRIQQVFPDLPILYYGDTARVPYGTKSPKTVTRFSRQIVEFLIAQNVQAIMVACNTASATAVPTLKTEYDIPIYGMVEPGARAALKATSTGRIGVIGTNSTIRSSVYKTALTSLDTSLEVFVKACPLFVPLVEEGWEDHPVAEMTAREYLDPLIEEKIDTLILGCTHYPLLINTLKKILPDKIHIIDSGVAAANALQDVVESAVPPENKYKYYVSDTPERFAEIGARFLGRPMENVRYFDVDRPWTHDEIQSAPRIKIA; encoded by the coding sequence ATTTCATCGGGACACGCTCCCCTCGGCATTTTTGATTCAGGACTCGGCGGACTGACCGTTGTTCGCAGGATTCAGCAGGTTTTTCCTGATTTGCCCATTCTGTACTACGGTGATACGGCACGCGTGCCGTACGGCACAAAAAGCCCCAAAACAGTCACGCGCTTTTCACGCCAAATTGTAGAATTCCTGATTGCACAAAATGTGCAGGCCATCATGGTGGCGTGTAATACAGCCTCGGCCACGGCGGTCCCGACGCTGAAGACCGAGTACGACATCCCAATCTATGGGATGGTGGAACCGGGCGCGCGTGCAGCGCTGAAAGCAACCTCAACCGGACGGATTGGTGTGATTGGGACAAACTCCACAATTCGTTCCAGTGTATACAAAACTGCGTTAACATCTTTGGACACCAGCCTTGAAGTTTTCGTGAAAGCGTGTCCGCTCTTTGTGCCATTGGTTGAGGAGGGCTGGGAGGACCATCCGGTGGCGGAAATGACTGCCAGGGAATACCTGGACCCGCTGATTGAAGAGAAAATCGATACGCTGATATTAGGCTGTACGCACTACCCGCTGCTTATCAACACACTGAAGAAAATTTTACCTGATAAAATCCATATCATTGATAGCGGGGTGGCGGCAGCTAACGCCCTCCAGGACGTTGTTGAATCTGCAGTGCCTCCCGAAAATAAGTATAAATATTACGTCAGTGATACGCCGGAGCGCTTTGCGGAAATCGGTGCTCGTTTCTTGGGGCGTCCCATGGAAAATGTGCGCTATTTTGACGTGGACCGCCCATGGACCCACGACGAAATTCAGTCCGCGCCACGGATTAAAATCGCCTGA
- a CDS encoding N-acetylmuramoyl-L-alanine amidase encodes MLKKLLQVIGSGVVFTLLLGAPNLCAQQQAPAQTVTEFRNLNGMNYLSASRFADIFKVKTYFNAQSQKMILYLPDQRLKFSAYSSYIMINSEIYHLPTEVLPSKDDLLIPVASFVDIIQPHLGFTMRYEASVPELQVNYEPVNITNLIVEEKKNGTLIRFPVTRTFRETEYKAWQGNAGWFYLTVAGGYINEQELAGAAPGGVIRKIVPIQMDGSVQFSFRLREKIKDYEIYQNSNPREIVISLRKPSFNGSVELNEARNRWKLDRIVLDAGHGGKDPGAIGHGGMYEKHVVLDVTKRVGKLIEKNLPDVEVIYTRKTDKFIPLRERAKIANEKNGKLFVSVHANSNGNKNVRGFETYLLRPGKTQDAIDVAERENAVIRFEESTEIYEQYENEQLILATMAQSAFMKESEDFASLVQQGLNQIVPSKNRGVKQAGFYVLVGASMPNILVEIGFLTNPREGKNLGWSEYRQKIANGIYEGIRDFKTKYDQQITEQASL; translated from the coding sequence ATGCTTAAGAAACTACTTCAAGTCATCGGTTCTGGTGTGGTCTTTACGCTCCTGTTAGGGGCGCCGAATCTCTGTGCCCAGCAGCAGGCTCCCGCGCAGACGGTGACCGAGTTCCGCAATCTGAACGGGATGAATTATCTGTCCGCCTCCCGGTTTGCCGATATCTTCAAGGTCAAGACCTATTTCAACGCCCAGTCCCAGAAAATGATCCTTTATCTGCCGGATCAGCGCCTCAAATTTTCGGCGTATAGTTCATATATTATGATTAATTCGGAGATATATCATCTTCCCACCGAAGTCTTGCCCTCGAAGGATGATTTGCTCATTCCGGTCGCTTCTTTTGTGGATATTATCCAGCCACATCTCGGATTTACCATGCGATATGAGGCATCGGTACCGGAGTTACAGGTCAACTATGAACCGGTGAACATTACGAACCTCATTGTCGAAGAGAAAAAGAACGGGACCTTAATTCGGTTTCCGGTTACCCGGACATTTCGCGAGACTGAATATAAGGCCTGGCAAGGTAATGCAGGCTGGTTTTACCTAACAGTTGCCGGCGGGTATATCAATGAGCAGGAGCTGGCAGGTGCAGCACCCGGCGGTGTAATCCGGAAAATCGTTCCGATTCAGATGGACGGGTCGGTGCAGTTCTCATTCCGGCTGCGGGAAAAAATTAAGGATTATGAAATCTATCAGAATTCCAATCCCAGAGAAATCGTGATCAGTCTACGGAAGCCATCGTTTAACGGTTCCGTGGAGCTAAATGAGGCCAGAAACCGGTGGAAACTGGATCGAATAGTACTGGATGCCGGACACGGCGGTAAGGATCCGGGCGCTATCGGGCATGGCGGCATGTACGAGAAGCATGTCGTTCTGGATGTGACTAAGCGTGTTGGCAAGCTCATTGAAAAGAATCTGCCGGATGTGGAAGTAATCTATACCAGGAAAACCGATAAATTTATCCCGTTGCGCGAGCGGGCGAAGATTGCCAACGAGAAGAACGGAAAACTGTTTGTGAGCGTTCACGCCAACTCCAACGGAAATAAAAATGTTCGCGGATTTGAGACATATTTACTCCGGCCCGGAAAAACCCAGGATGCTATCGATGTGGCGGAGCGGGAAAACGCCGTAATCCGGTTTGAGGAATCCACCGAAATATACGAACAGTACGAAAACGAGCAGCTTATCCTTGCGACCATGGCGCAAAGTGCATTTATGAAGGAAAGCGAAGATTTCGCCAGCCTGGTACAGCAAGGCCTGAACCAAATAGTGCCCAGCAAAAACCGTGGCGTGAAACAGGCCGGATTTTATGTGCTCGTGGGTGCATCTATGCCGAATATTTTGGTGGAAATTGGTTTTCTCACGAATCCCAGAGAAGGGAAAAACCTCGGCTGGTCCGAGTATCGCCAGAAAATCGCCAACGGCATCTACGAAGGCATCCGGGATTTCAAAACAAAGTACGATCAACAGATTACGGAACAAGCATCTCTGTGA
- a CDS encoding flagellar motor protein MotB: MSASNTSQNRRTPVTRKRASRSVWLITYADMVTVLLTFFVMIFIYMKEAENSIDRWLDQLMNQTYAELTRYVDQNEIRGLEIERVTKGIRIILSSGVMFDPGYAELKQKIRPVISEVGSVIDNSTLIHIEDNPQYSELIHNLRQQNRDLKVDIRVEGHTDSDPYVGREFESNWELSAARALAVVKYMAASTGLSESKFSALGYGEYRPILSNDSEENKQRNRRVEVYLDANLVQNGGEHVVDRLND, from the coding sequence ATGAGTGCCTCGAACACCAGTCAGAACCGGCGAACTCCTGTGACGCGCAAACGCGCATCCAGAAGCGTCTGGTTGATCACGTATGCGGATATGGTGACCGTGCTGCTGACGTTTTTCGTTATGATATTCATCTACATGAAAGAGGCGGAAAACAGTATTGATCGCTGGCTGGATCAACTCATGAATCAAACCTATGCTGAACTCACGCGGTACGTTGACCAAAATGAAATCCGCGGGCTGGAAATTGAACGGGTGACTAAAGGGATCAGGATTATTTTATCAAGCGGTGTCATGTTTGACCCTGGTTATGCGGAACTCAAACAGAAAATTCGCCCGGTGATTTCGGAGGTGGGGTCAGTCATCGACAATTCGACCCTTATTCATATTGAGGATAATCCGCAGTACAGTGAGCTGATACACAACCTGCGACAGCAAAATCGTGATTTAAAAGTTGATATACGCGTAGAAGGGCATACGGATAGCGATCCGTACGTGGGCCGCGAGTTTGAGTCCAACTGGGAGCTTTCTGCAGCCCGTGCGCTGGCAGTGGTCAAGTATATGGCCGCCAGCACCGGACTGAGCGAGAGCAAATTTTCCGCACTGGGATACGGCGAATACCGGCCCATTCTCTCCAATGATTCCGAGGAAAACAAACAGCGGAACCGGCGGGTGGAGGTCTATCTGGATGCCAACCTGGTGCAAAACGGCGGTGAACACGTTGTCGATCGCCTGAACGATTAA
- a CDS encoding MotA/TolQ/ExbB proton channel family protein, with protein MDIATLFGLLAGAGLIVTAIITQGTTGSLVEFIHRESLMIVLGGTIAATLINYPLKAVIGVFGVVKNAFKRHGSEYQDIITYFEETSKTVYEKGIMALEGTLDDIDDHFLRNGLALAINERNPDNLRNYLELELNNIHRRHQQGSEIFFYMGQYSPAFGMLGTIIGLIIMMKTQITIPDSTGAFTMATDFNLQQQFTDLLNGMGLALITTFWGVLLANLVFLPLGGKLERRSEDELMMKEIMIEGILCLHAKDHPLVVKDKLSTFVPQREREMFANQSGGR; from the coding sequence ATGGATATTGCGACCCTTTTTGGACTGTTAGCCGGAGCCGGGCTTATAGTGACTGCCATCATTACCCAGGGTACCACGGGAAGCCTTGTGGAGTTTATTCACCGGGAATCGCTGATGATTGTTTTGGGGGGCACCATCGCCGCCACCCTCATAAACTATCCGCTGAAGGCGGTTATTGGGGTATTCGGTGTCGTAAAGAATGCGTTTAAACGACATGGGTCAGAATACCAGGATATCATTACCTATTTTGAAGAAACCTCGAAAACAGTTTATGAGAAGGGTATTATGGCCCTGGAAGGGACGCTGGACGATATTGACGATCACTTTCTCAGGAATGGCTTGGCGCTGGCAATCAACGAGCGTAACCCAGACAACCTTCGGAACTACCTGGAACTGGAGCTGAACAATATTCATCGCCGGCATCAACAGGGATCCGAGATCTTTTTTTACATGGGACAATATTCGCCCGCCTTCGGAATGCTCGGGACGATTATCGGGCTCATCATCATGATGAAAACCCAAATTACTATACCGGATTCAACCGGGGCATTCACCATGGCGACGGATTTTAATTTGCAGCAACAATTCACCGACCTGTTGAACGGCATGGGTTTGGCGCTGATTACGACCTTTTGGGGAGTCTTACTCGCGAACCTGGTCTTTCTGCCGCTGGGAGGAAAACTCGAGCGACGTTCGGAAGATGAGCTGATGATGAAAGAGATAATGATTGAGGGCATTCTTTGTCTCCATGCCAAAGACCATCCGCTGGTGGTTAAGGATAAACTGAGTACATTTGTGCCCCAACGAGAGCGGGAGATGTTTGCGAACCAGAGCGGGGGGCGATAG
- a CDS encoding septum formation initiator family protein: MGFFSNIFSRSTKKKRKKRKKKAKRARREGTGRAKAFLWWLIGLCTALIFIMVFVLSDHGLYQLWQLKQEQAVIEQHIKELEKENAELVTERNRLRDDLEYIEKLARERYRMAEEGEKVFRVIPKTSQNKSE; this comes from the coding sequence GTGGGATTCTTTTCAAACATATTTTCCAGGAGTACCAAAAAGAAGCGCAAGAAGCGTAAGAAAAAGGCTAAACGCGCCCGGCGGGAAGGTACCGGGCGCGCCAAGGCCTTTCTCTGGTGGCTCATCGGGTTATGTACCGCGCTCATCTTTATCATGGTGTTTGTCCTGAGTGACCATGGCCTGTATCAGCTGTGGCAGCTGAAGCAGGAACAGGCGGTCATCGAGCAGCATATCAAGGAACTGGAAAAGGAAAACGCCGAATTGGTCACCGAGCGGAACCGGCTCCGGGATGATCTGGAGTACATCGAAAAGTTAGCCAGGGAGCGCTATCGAATGGCCGAGGAGGGTGAAAAGGTGTTTCGGGTGATTCCCAAGACCAGTCAGAACAAATCGGAATAG
- the eno gene encoding phosphopyruvate hydratase: MFEITNVIAREILDSRGNPTVEVEVVLDEVFLGRAAVPSGASTGVHEALELRDGDKDRYNGKGVLTAVQNVNEIIAPELIGQVGSEQPLVDRIMLELDGTENKEKLGANAILGVSLATARAAADAYGLPLYRYLGGSNAKVLPAPMMNILNGGSHADNNVDLQEFMIYPLGAKSFREALRMGAETFHQLKKVLSDRGLNTAVGDEGGFAPDLKSNEEAIEVVLEAADKTPYTIGEALFIALDPASSEFYNSDSGKYELASENRNLSPEEMVKFWEDLVGKYPIVSIEDGMDEDDWNGWQMLNDAIGDKTQLVGDDLLVTNPVRLQKAIDEDACNAILIKLNQIGTVTETMDTIELAKQHGYKSVISHRSGETEDTFIADLAVATGVGQIKTGSASRSDRVAKYNQLLRIEEQLFEQAEFLGKDAL; this comes from the coding sequence ATGTTTGAAATTACCAATGTAATTGCGCGGGAAATCCTGGACAGCCGGGGTAATCCCACTGTCGAGGTTGAAGTCGTTTTGGACGAAGTTTTTCTCGGACGGGCAGCCGTGCCATCCGGCGCCTCCACCGGAGTGCATGAAGCCCTGGAATTGCGGGATGGCGACAAGGATCGCTACAACGGGAAAGGCGTGTTAACGGCGGTGCAGAATGTCAACGAGATTATTGCGCCCGAGCTCATTGGACAGGTCGGCTCAGAGCAGCCGCTGGTTGACCGGATTATGCTGGAACTGGATGGGACGGAAAATAAGGAAAAACTCGGTGCGAATGCAATTCTTGGCGTTTCATTGGCAACCGCCCGTGCCGCTGCTGACGCATACGGGCTGCCGCTATATCGGTATCTCGGCGGCTCCAATGCGAAGGTGTTGCCGGCGCCGATGATGAACATTCTGAACGGCGGCAGTCACGCCGACAACAATGTGGATCTGCAGGAGTTTATGATTTATCCGCTGGGAGCGAAAAGCTTTCGGGAAGCCCTCCGGATGGGCGCCGAAACGTTTCATCAGTTGAAGAAAGTCCTGAGTGATCGTGGACTGAATACCGCTGTTGGTGATGAAGGCGGTTTCGCTCCGGATCTGAAGTCCAATGAAGAAGCTATCGAAGTGGTACTGGAGGCGGCGGACAAAACTCCATACACTATCGGAGAGGCTCTCTTTATTGCATTGGATCCGGCATCCAGTGAATTTTATAACAGCGACAGTGGAAAATATGAACTGGCCTCAGAGAACCGGAATCTCTCCCCGGAAGAGATGGTCAAATTCTGGGAAGACCTGGTCGGCAAATATCCCATCGTTTCTATCGAGGACGGGATGGATGAGGATGACTGGAACGGGTGGCAGATGTTGAACGACGCCATCGGTGACAAGACTCAGCTGGTGGGTGACGATCTGCTGGTTACAAATCCGGTGCGGCTGCAGAAAGCCATTGACGAGGATGCTTGCAACGCTATTCTGATTAAGCTAAACCAGATCGGTACCGTGACGGAAACTATGGATACTATTGAACTGGCCAAGCAGCATGGGTACAAATCGGTGATTTCACATCGATCCGGTGAAACCGAAGACACGTTTATTGCGGATCTTGCCGTGGCTACCGGAGTTGGCCAAATCAAAACCGGATCGGCTTCGCGGTCCGATCGGGTGGCGAAATATAACCAGTTACTCCGCATCGAAGAGCAGCTGTTCGAACAGGCGGAATTCCTGGGGAAAGACGCGCTGTAA
- a CDS encoding GNAT family N-acetyltransferase translates to MAIEFLPADELSNEEWDEFVWSANNGTIFHTRQFLSYHPKDRFEDQSYVVMKKEQPYALLPAVKVEYDEMTTLFSHRGASYGGFVYQEDISIRDAYNMVEGLLREAGDSDIEQIVMTHPPYIYNRRITNYLDFALYKHGFDYLKREISSMLTLESSIEGNLGKFRSSARRNYRKALKEGVVVRRTDDYADFYAILKKNLKIRHDVQPTHTLEELEHLANLFPDRINLFGAYLDDRMIAGVVNFICNRDVVLAFYISHDEEYQEYRAVNLLFYEIIRWAIDQHFRYLDFGIFTVNEDPNFGLGRFKESFGASGVFRDTFVKTVL, encoded by the coding sequence ATGGCTATTGAATTTCTCCCGGCAGATGAACTCTCCAATGAAGAATGGGATGAGTTCGTCTGGTCCGCAAATAACGGGACCATTTTTCACACCCGACAGTTTCTCTCGTATCATCCGAAAGATCGATTTGAGGACCAATCATACGTGGTGATGAAAAAAGAACAGCCGTATGCACTGCTGCCGGCAGTCAAAGTGGAGTACGATGAAATGACGACGCTATTCAGTCACCGCGGCGCATCATATGGCGGCTTCGTGTACCAGGAAGATATCAGCATCCGGGATGCTTACAATATGGTGGAAGGGCTCCTCAGGGAAGCCGGAGATTCCGACATTGAGCAAATTGTGATGACGCATCCGCCGTATATCTACAACCGACGGATTACGAACTATCTGGATTTTGCGCTCTACAAGCACGGCTTTGATTATCTCAAGCGCGAAATTTCGAGCATGTTGACGCTGGAGTCATCCATCGAGGGTAACCTTGGAAAATTCCGTTCTTCCGCGCGGCGAAATTACCGGAAAGCGCTTAAGGAAGGCGTTGTAGTCCGCCGCACCGACGACTATGCTGATTTCTATGCTATATTAAAGAAAAACTTAAAAATCCGCCACGATGTACAACCAACGCATACCCTTGAGGAGTTAGAGCACCTCGCAAACCTGTTCCCGGATCGCATCAATCTGTTCGGCGCGTATCTGGACGATCGAATGATCGCCGGCGTGGTCAACTTTATCTGCAACCGGGACGTTGTGCTGGCGTTTTATATTAGTCACGATGAAGAATACCAGGAATACCGCGCGGTGAATCTGCTCTTTTATGAAATCATCCGCTGGGCTATTGATCAACACTTCCGGTACCTAGACTTCGGGATATTTACGGTCAACGAGGATCCCAATTTCGGACTGGGACGATTCAAGGAAAGTTTCGGCGCCAGCGGCGTGTTCCGGGATACGTTTGTTAAGACAGTACTATAG
- a CDS encoding SLC13 family permease: MDILILIIIIVGAVILFASEIFPIDMVAGLILGALLLTNLISVDEALTGVSNPATATIAAMFVLSFGLSKTGAINYLGDRIIHYTKGNVGRIFVIFLLVASIISGFINNTAAVAIFLPMALQFAHEFRFSPSKILIPLSYASIFGGTMTLIGTSTNIIVSSIAADHGLGALGMFEFTKLGIVFVVVGLLYLFLFARKNLPVRSILSSLTQKYHMTRYLTELQVPEDSPLVGKTPLDKQISNRYDLNILGIVRGKRKILIDIRITKLRPDDILLVRGPIDRIMRLKEREKLLLLTDTKLNDEELAIGDNTLTEVLVSPNSRLIGSTLKEIDFRRRYGCFVLAIRKQGETLRNKISNTPMSASDTLLIYGSKRRIDALKDDQNFVVLEEVDIKLQRGHKWIFAITIILAVVLLAALNVMPILKSAILGVLALVLTRTITMQEAYKAVDWSVIFLLAGVIPLGRAMENTGLAQIIGDSVAQLGGPYGPVVVLGALYVATNVLTETMSNNSTAIIMAPIAITTANALSVSPLPFLMAVTFAASASFMTPVGYQTNTMVYGPGGYKYTDYLKFGFPLSIMFLFIATLLIPMIWPF; encoded by the coding sequence ATGGATATTCTGATTTTGATCATCATTATCGTTGGGGCGGTTATCCTTTTCGCCTCTGAGATATTTCCCATAGATATGGTGGCGGGGCTGATTCTCGGAGCGCTGCTTTTAACTAATTTGATCTCAGTAGACGAAGCGTTAACGGGAGTCAGTAATCCCGCAACGGCCACCATTGCAGCCATGTTTGTGCTAAGTTTTGGGCTGAGTAAGACCGGTGCTATCAATTATCTTGGCGACCGGATTATCCACTATACCAAAGGGAACGTGGGGCGCATTTTCGTGATCTTCCTGCTTGTCGCCTCCATTATTTCCGGATTTATTAACAACACAGCCGCCGTGGCGATATTCTTGCCCATGGCGCTCCAGTTTGCTCACGAATTTCGGTTCAGTCCCTCAAAAATTCTGATTCCGCTCTCGTACGCCTCCATCTTTGGCGGGACGATGACGCTTATTGGGACCTCCACCAACATAATCGTCTCGAGCATCGCTGCGGATCACGGTCTGGGAGCGCTTGGCATGTTTGAGTTTACCAAACTGGGGATCGTATTCGTTGTCGTTGGCTTGCTCTACCTGTTCCTTTTTGCCAGGAAGAACCTGCCGGTCAGGAGTATTCTCTCCAGTCTGACCCAGAAATACCATATGACGCGTTATCTTACCGAACTTCAGGTCCCTGAGGATTCGCCACTGGTTGGTAAAACACCACTGGACAAACAGATCAGTAACCGATACGATCTTAACATTCTCGGCATTGTCCGGGGCAAGCGGAAAATCCTTATCGATATCCGTATTACAAAATTACGGCCCGATGATATTCTGTTGGTCCGAGGCCCGATCGACAGGATAATGCGGTTGAAGGAGCGGGAAAAACTGCTCCTACTGACAGATACCAAGTTGAATGATGAAGAGCTCGCCATTGGTGATAACACCCTGACCGAGGTACTCGTCTCTCCCAACAGCCGACTGATCGGAAGTACGCTGAAGGAGATCGATTTCCGGCGACGATACGGTTGCTTTGTGCTGGCCATCCGGAAACAGGGCGAGACACTGCGGAATAAGATCTCAAACACGCCGATGAGCGCCTCGGATACGCTGTTGATTTACGGATCGAAACGCCGGATCGACGCATTGAAGGATGATCAAAACTTTGTCGTCCTGGAAGAAGTGGACATTAAACTCCAGCGTGGGCATAAATGGATATTCGCGATTACTATCATCCTGGCTGTAGTGTTGCTTGCAGCATTGAACGTGATGCCGATACTGAAGTCGGCGATCCTGGGGGTTCTTGCGCTGGTATTAACGCGGACCATTACAATGCAGGAGGCTTACAAAGCGGTAGACTGGAGCGTTATCTTTCTGCTGGCCGGGGTGATTCCGCTGGGACGAGCCATGGAGAATACCGGACTCGCCCAGATTATCGGTGATTCCGTAGCACAACTTGGCGGTCCGTATGGACCGGTGGTTGTTCTGGGCGCTCTCTACGTAGCAACAAACGTGCTGACGGAAACAATGTCCAACAATTCCACAGCCATTATCATGGCGCCAATCGCTATCACGACGGCTAATGCGCTAAGTGTATCCCCATTACCGTTTCTGATGGCCGTGACGTTCGCGGCTTCCGCCTCATTTATGACGCCGGTGGGCTACCAGACCAATACCATGGTCTATGGCCCCGGTGGTTACAAGTATACCGATTATCTTAAGTTTGGTTTTCCCCTCAGCATCATGTTCCTGTTTATTGCCACGCTGCTTATTCCGATGATTTGGCCGTTCTGA